A window of Paraburkholderia bryophila contains these coding sequences:
- a CDS encoding lysozyme inhibitor LprI family protein produces the protein MSTFKPVFSSALQRLAKPSALFSIGLLIASATLVADASAASFKCNGKSSASEKIVCKDPALSALDDHLATAWQHARDTTLDAGALEAARTQQWLWRQHHCSDQACVKSWYDRRIAELDADDEQAKRARSEAFDASLAKQNLAPSAADAVRKMKGAAVANATTASAQ, from the coding sequence ATGTCCACTTTCAAACCTGTTTTCTCTTCCGCGCTTCAACGCCTCGCGAAACCGTCGGCGTTATTCTCTATCGGTCTGTTGATCGCAAGCGCGACCCTTGTCGCGGATGCGTCCGCGGCAAGTTTCAAATGCAACGGCAAGTCATCCGCGTCGGAAAAGATCGTCTGCAAGGACCCCGCGTTGTCCGCATTGGATGACCATCTCGCCACGGCCTGGCAACATGCCCGAGACACCACGCTCGACGCCGGCGCGCTCGAAGCCGCACGCACCCAACAATGGTTGTGGCGGCAACATCATTGCAGCGATCAGGCTTGCGTGAAGAGCTGGTACGACAGGCGAATCGCCGAACTGGACGCCGATGACGAACAGGCGAAACGCGCGCGCAGCGAAGCATTCGATGCGTCGCTGGCCAAACAGAACCTCGCACCTTCGGCGGCCGACGCAGTGCGAAAAATGAAGGGCGCGGCGGTTGCGAATGCAACGACCGCGAGCGCGCAGTAA
- a CDS encoding cupin domain-containing protein, whose translation MRRPEFIKHWTELEEPHAHSYQGSDELMAIDSPLSEALGISRIGIHHVRLLPGRRSSYPHCESTEQEFVYVLHGTPDVWIDGVLHPLVEGDSVGFPSGTGICHTFINNTKEEVRLMVIGERPRADNLIHYPLNEAHLKTRTDQWTDWPSRPLGDHDGMPD comes from the coding sequence ATGCGGCGACCGGAATTCATCAAACACTGGACCGAACTGGAAGAACCCCACGCGCATTCCTATCAAGGCTCTGACGAGCTGATGGCGATCGACTCGCCGCTATCCGAAGCGTTGGGCATTTCGCGCATTGGTATTCACCATGTGCGGCTTTTGCCGGGGCGGCGGTCTTCGTATCCGCACTGCGAAAGTACCGAGCAGGAATTTGTGTACGTGCTGCACGGCACACCGGATGTGTGGATCGACGGCGTGCTTCATCCGCTGGTCGAGGGTGACTCGGTGGGGTTTCCGTCGGGCACCGGGATTTGCCATACGTTCATCAACAATACAAAAGAAGAAGTCAGGTTGATGGTGATCGGCGAGCGTCCGCGCGCCGACAACCTGATTCACTATCCGCTCAATGAGGCGCACCTGAAGACGCGCACGGATCAGTGGACGGACTGGCCGAGCCGACCGCTCGGGGACCATGACGGCATGCCGGATTAG
- the katG gene encoding catalase/peroxidase HPI, producing MSTEAKCPFNHTAGSGTSNRDWWPNQLNLKILHQHSSLSDPMDKDFNYAEAFKSLDLAAVKKDLLAVMTDSQEWWPADFGHYGPFFIRMAWHSAGTYRTGDGRGGAGSGQQRFAPLNSWPDNVSLDKARRLIWPVKQKYGNKISWADLIVLTGNVALESMGFKTFGFAGGRQDVWESDEDVYWGSETTWLGGDKRYTGVRDLENPLGAVQMGLIYVNPEGPNGNPDPLKAAVDIRETFARMAMNDEETVALIAGGHTFGKTHGAGPASHVGVEPEAGGIEDQGLGWKSTFGTGKGADAISSGLEVIWTTTPTQWGNGFFENLFRYEWELTKSPAGAHQWKPKGDAGVDTVPDPHDSTKRRTPSMLTTDLSLRFDPAYEKISRRFYENPDQLADAFARAWFKLTHRDMGPLARYLGPEVPTEELIWQDPIPAVNHELINAQDVAELKSKVLASGLPVSQLVSTAWASASTFRGSDKRGGANGARIRLAPQKDWQVNQPAQLANVLTTLEGIQSAFNSAQSGGKRVSLADLIVLAGCAGVEQAAKNAGHTVTVPFSPGRMDASQEQTDLESFAVLEPIADGFRNYLKSKYTITAEALLVDKAQQLTLSAPELTALLGGMRVLNANYDGSQHGVFTKRLETLTNDFFVNLLDMGTEWKPVSDEKDVFEGFDRATGALKWTGTRVDLIFGSNAQLRAVAEVYGSSDAQGKFVHDFVAAWGKVMNLDRFDLA from the coding sequence ATGTCGACTGAAGCGAAGTGTCCGTTTAACCATACCGCAGGCAGTGGTACGTCGAATCGGGACTGGTGGCCCAATCAACTGAACCTGAAGATCCTGCATCAACATTCGTCCCTGTCCGACCCGATGGACAAGGACTTCAACTACGCGGAAGCGTTCAAGAGCCTCGACCTCGCGGCCGTGAAGAAAGACCTGCTGGCGGTGATGACCGACTCGCAGGAATGGTGGCCGGCGGACTTCGGTCACTACGGGCCGTTTTTCATTCGCATGGCATGGCACAGCGCCGGCACCTATCGCACCGGCGACGGCCGTGGCGGCGCGGGTTCCGGTCAGCAGCGTTTCGCGCCGCTCAATAGCTGGCCCGACAACGTCAGCCTCGACAAGGCACGCCGGCTGATCTGGCCGGTCAAGCAGAAATATGGCAACAAGATTTCGTGGGCCGACCTCATCGTGCTGACGGGCAATGTCGCGCTGGAATCGATGGGCTTCAAGACCTTCGGTTTCGCCGGCGGCCGCCAGGACGTGTGGGAATCGGACGAAGACGTGTATTGGGGTTCCGAGACCACGTGGCTTGGTGGCGATAAGCGCTACACCGGCGTGCGTGACCTCGAAAATCCGCTCGGTGCCGTGCAGATGGGCCTGATCTACGTCAACCCGGAAGGCCCGAACGGCAACCCGGATCCGCTCAAGGCGGCCGTGGATATTCGCGAGACGTTCGCGCGCATGGCCATGAACGACGAAGAGACGGTGGCGCTCATCGCCGGTGGTCACACGTTCGGCAAAACGCACGGCGCGGGTCCCGCGTCGCATGTCGGCGTCGAACCGGAAGCGGGCGGCATCGAAGATCAGGGGCTCGGCTGGAAGAGCACCTTCGGCACCGGCAAGGGCGCCGATGCGATCTCGAGCGGCCTGGAAGTCATCTGGACCACCACGCCGACCCAGTGGGGCAACGGCTTCTTCGAAAACCTGTTCCGCTACGAATGGGAATTGACCAAGAGCCCGGCCGGCGCGCATCAATGGAAACCGAAGGGCGACGCCGGCGTCGACACCGTGCCGGATCCGCATGATTCGACGAAACGCCGCACGCCGTCGATGCTGACCACCGACCTCTCGTTGCGCTTCGATCCGGCTTACGAAAAAATTTCGCGACGCTTCTACGAGAACCCCGATCAACTGGCCGACGCATTCGCGCGCGCGTGGTTCAAATTGACGCACCGCGACATGGGCCCGCTCGCGCGCTATCTCGGCCCGGAAGTGCCGACGGAAGAGCTGATCTGGCAAGACCCGATCCCCGCGGTCAATCACGAATTGATCAACGCGCAGGATGTCGCCGAGTTGAAGAGCAAGGTGCTTGCGTCGGGACTGCCGGTGTCGCAACTGGTGTCGACGGCCTGGGCGTCGGCGTCCACGTTCCGCGGCTCCGACAAGCGCGGCGGCGCGAATGGCGCGCGCATTCGTCTTGCACCGCAAAAAGATTGGCAGGTGAACCAGCCGGCTCAACTGGCGAACGTGCTGACGACGCTGGAAGGTATCCAGAGCGCGTTCAACAGCGCGCAGTCCGGTGGCAAGCGCGTGTCGCTGGCCGATCTGATCGTGCTGGCCGGTTGCGCGGGTGTCGAGCAGGCCGCGAAAAACGCCGGGCATACGGTTACGGTGCCGTTCTCGCCGGGGCGCATGGACGCGTCGCAGGAACAGACCGATCTCGAGTCTTTCGCCGTGCTCGAACCGATCGCCGACGGTTTCCGCAACTACCTGAAGAGCAAATACACCATCACGGCCGAGGCCTTGCTGGTCGACAAGGCGCAACAGTTGACGCTCTCCGCGCCGGAACTGACCGCGCTTCTGGGCGGCATGCGTGTGTTGAACGCCAATTACGACGGGAGCCAGCACGGTGTGTTCACGAAGCGTCTGGAAACGCTGACGAACGACTTCTTCGTCAATCTGCTCGACATGGGTACGGAGTGGAAGCCGGTATCGGACGAGAAGGATGTGTTCGAAGGCTTCGATCGCGCTACGGGCGCGTTGAAGTGGACCGGCACGCGCGTCGATCTGATCTTCGGTTCGAACGCGCAACTGCGTGCCGTAGCCGAGGTGTACGGCAGTTCGGATGCGCAGGGCAAGTTCGTGCACGACTTCGTCGCGGCCTGGGGCAAGGTGATGAACCTCGACCGCTTCGACCTGGCGTAA
- a CDS encoding DUF1993 domain-containing protein: MTNSMYSASVPVFKQMLTALSEVLKKAEAHATERNIEPNALLQARLFPDMFPLVRQVQIAADFSKGVSSRLAGVEVPSWPDTEVTFADLQALLAKALTYIGTLDAAQFEGCENKEIVLRPGTPKEKKLVGSAYLQNYGLPQFFFHVTTAYAILRHNGVEIGKRDYMGSY, encoded by the coding sequence ATGACGAATTCCATGTACAGCGCATCCGTTCCCGTTTTCAAGCAGATGCTGACCGCGTTGTCCGAGGTGCTGAAGAAAGCCGAAGCCCACGCGACCGAACGCAACATCGAGCCGAACGCATTGCTGCAGGCGCGTCTGTTCCCGGACATGTTCCCGCTCGTGCGCCAGGTGCAGATCGCCGCCGACTTCAGCAAGGGCGTCAGCTCGCGCCTCGCCGGCGTGGAAGTGCCGTCGTGGCCCGACACGGAAGTCACGTTCGCCGACCTGCAAGCGCTGCTCGCCAAGGCGTTGACCTACATCGGCACGCTCGACGCCGCGCAATTCGAAGGCTGCGAGAACAAAGAAATCGTGCTGCGCCCCGGCACGCCGAAAGAGAAGAAGCTGGTAGGCAGCGCCTATCTGCAAAACTACGGCCTGCCGCAGTTCTTCTTCCACGTCACCACGGCATACGCGATTCTGCGTCACAACGGTGTCGAGATCGGCAAGCGCGACTACATGGGTTCGTACTGA
- the bfr gene encoding bacterioferritin, with protein sequence MQSDPKVLEYLNSQLKNELTAINQYFLHARMYRHWGLEKLGKHEYDESIGEMKHADLLINRIFMLDGLPNLQDLHKLLIGEETKEILECDLKLERISQSTCKEGIAYCESVRDFISREILVHILDETEEHIDWLETNLDLIDKVGIQNYQQSGMDSPS encoded by the coding sequence ATGCAAAGCGATCCAAAGGTCCTCGAATACCTGAACTCGCAACTCAAGAACGAATTGACCGCGATCAATCAGTATTTTTTGCACGCACGCATGTATCGGCACTGGGGACTGGAAAAACTGGGCAAGCACGAGTACGACGAATCGATCGGCGAGATGAAGCACGCCGATCTGCTGATCAACCGTATCTTCATGCTCGACGGATTACCTAATTTGCAGGACCTGCACAAACTGCTGATTGGCGAGGAAACGAAGGAGATTCTCGAATGCGATCTGAAGCTTGAACGGATCTCGCAGTCGACGTGCAAGGAAGGCATCGCCTATTGCGAATCGGTGCGGGATTTTATTTCGCGCGAGATTCTTGTGCATATTCTCGATGAGACCGAAGAGCACATCGACTGGCTCGAAACGAATCTCGATCTGATCGACAAGGTCGGCATTCAGAATTACCAGCAATCGGGCATGGATTCGCCGAGCTGA
- the msrA gene encoding peptide-methionine (S)-S-oxide reductase MsrA — MTTQTETALLAGGCFWGMQELLRRYPGVLSTRVGYTGGDVPNATYRNHGTHAEGLEVVFDPSRISYRQILEFFFQIHDPTTKNRQGNDVGMSYRSAIFYLSDEQKQVALKTVADVDASDLWPGKAVTEIVPAGPFWEAEPEHQDYLERNPGGYTCHFIRAGWKLPTASA, encoded by the coding sequence ATGACGACGCAAACCGAAACCGCCCTGCTGGCCGGCGGCTGCTTCTGGGGCATGCAGGAGCTCCTGCGGCGCTACCCCGGCGTGCTGTCGACGCGCGTGGGCTACACGGGCGGCGACGTGCCGAACGCGACTTACCGCAACCATGGCACGCACGCGGAAGGCCTCGAGGTCGTGTTCGACCCGAGCCGGATCAGCTATCGCCAGATCCTCGAATTTTTCTTCCAGATTCACGATCCGACCACGAAGAACCGTCAGGGCAACGACGTCGGCATGAGCTATCGCTCGGCGATCTTCTATCTCAGCGACGAGCAGAAGCAGGTGGCGTTGAAAACGGTCGCGGATGTGGACGCTTCCGATCTGTGGCCCGGTAAAGCCGTCACCGAAATCGTGCCCGCCGGCCCGTTCTGGGAAGCCGAACCGGAACACCAGGACTACCTGGAACGCAATCCGGGGGGTTACACGTGTCACTTCATCCGGGCGGGTTGGAAGCTGCCTACGGCGTCGGCTTAG
- a CDS encoding ATP-binding response regulator — protein MRAISGGIRYLNRLVTDSARVSDYSVLAVGVIGTIGHPVYWLWWTFVDPQPNESLLMRAFGTVSCALLLLRRFWPASVVRFLPWYYFVTVAYSLPFFFTYYLLTSHYSMVWSMAELGMMFFLIAIFPSFAALAINLIAGVGLAVLCARIFVPQDVYVDAHLFIYTYLPVYIFGIFAGITFSYCNVKGAVAQARQGARRALAGSIAHEMRNPLSQLRHVLDRVEETLPAATEANPAPALSPDKAAVLYRHLAHGQSSVDRGLRIIDTTLDDVSAWPISPDQFTYVSAAAATRKALDEYGFADQKERTKVRLVVLDDFTVKVDETVYLFTLFNLIKNALHHMGADPVATLTLTVDRQTVMVHDTGSGIASELLPHLFDALPATGDPVGAGLGLAYCQRAMRAFGGTIGCRSEVGKFTQFTLQFPLVSERELADHERRIFERATPFFNGKRVLIVDDDATQRDRVRRALLRVGADVSEAADGATALTRLAQSTPFDLVLMDINMPVLDGYTTTEKIRADHENPNANVLIAAYTVEPGNLARVLARRAGMDELVNKASSMVELIGVLQKLFESGSRHHPSQSFDGFVGKTILVADDDVYSRSLVKGYLKRCGASVVEADHGRAVLARLHEGVAVDAIVMDMNMPGMGGVETTALIRVRTDPYARVPIVALTSQSDMEAVQRCLAAGMNEVMIKPVQIGSLYASLSRQFAQYRVANAPGRVEPAPLPEASAARPVPLKEGPLLDEKHLQELVALDLLDQTFLNGIDQISLTVARLAVSVAARDLASTHGALHILLGVSGNIGAKALHQFVRQIYPRVVEGEWPVEADWLARIGSLSNRSAPALQAYFASVKAPRDHRDAIND, from the coding sequence ATGAGAGCCATTTCAGGGGGCATCCGCTATCTCAACCGGTTGGTGACCGACTCCGCCAGGGTGTCGGACTACAGCGTGTTGGCGGTGGGCGTGATCGGTACGATCGGACATCCGGTGTACTGGCTGTGGTGGACGTTCGTCGATCCTCAGCCCAACGAAAGCCTGCTGATGCGGGCGTTCGGCACCGTCTCCTGTGCGTTGCTGCTGTTGCGTCGCTTCTGGCCGGCTTCGGTGGTGCGTTTCCTGCCGTGGTATTACTTTGTAACGGTCGCGTATTCGCTGCCGTTCTTTTTCACGTATTACCTGCTGACCAGCCATTATTCAATGGTCTGGTCCATGGCCGAATTGGGCATGATGTTTTTCCTGATCGCCATCTTTCCGTCATTCGCAGCGTTGGCAATCAATCTGATTGCCGGCGTTGGGCTGGCCGTTCTGTGCGCCAGAATCTTCGTGCCGCAAGACGTTTATGTCGATGCGCATCTGTTTATCTATACGTATCTGCCGGTTTATATATTCGGTATTTTTGCCGGTATCACGTTCAGTTACTGCAATGTGAAGGGGGCCGTTGCGCAGGCCAGGCAGGGTGCGCGACGGGCACTCGCCGGTTCGATCGCCCATGAAATGCGCAATCCGCTCAGCCAGTTGAGGCATGTGCTGGACCGCGTGGAAGAAACGCTGCCCGCCGCCACGGAGGCGAACCCGGCGCCGGCTTTGTCGCCCGACAAGGCGGCGGTGTTGTACCGGCATCTCGCGCACGGTCAGTCGTCGGTCGATCGCGGGCTGCGCATTATCGACACGACGTTGGACGACGTCAGCGCGTGGCCCATCAGCCCGGATCAGTTCACCTATGTGAGCGCCGCGGCGGCTACGCGCAAAGCGCTGGACGAGTACGGCTTCGCCGATCAGAAGGAGCGCACCAAGGTCAGGCTGGTGGTGCTGGACGATTTCACGGTCAAGGTCGACGAGACGGTCTACCTGTTCACGCTGTTCAATCTGATCAAGAACGCGCTGCATCACATGGGGGCGGATCCGGTCGCGACGCTCACGCTGACGGTCGACCGGCAAACGGTCATGGTGCATGACACCGGTTCCGGCATTGCGTCCGAGCTTCTGCCGCATCTTTTCGACGCACTCCCTGCCACGGGCGATCCGGTGGGCGCGGGCCTCGGGCTGGCCTACTGTCAACGGGCCATGCGCGCGTTCGGCGGCACGATTGGCTGCCGTTCGGAGGTGGGCAAATTCACGCAGTTCACGCTGCAGTTTCCACTCGTCTCGGAGCGCGAGCTCGCAGACCATGAGCGGCGGATTTTCGAGCGCGCCACGCCGTTTTTCAACGGCAAGCGCGTTCTCATCGTCGACGACGACGCCACCCAGCGCGACAGGGTGCGGCGCGCGTTGCTGAGGGTCGGCGCGGACGTGAGCGAAGCGGCGGACGGCGCAACGGCGCTGACGCGACTGGCTCAGTCAACGCCCTTCGACCTCGTGCTCATGGACATCAACATGCCGGTGCTGGACGGCTACACGACGACCGAAAAAATCCGTGCCGACCACGAGAATCCGAACGCCAACGTACTGATCGCCGCCTACACCGTGGAGCCGGGCAACCTCGCGCGCGTGCTGGCGCGGCGCGCCGGGATGGACGAACTGGTCAATAAAGCCAGCAGCATGGTGGAATTGATCGGCGTGCTTCAGAAGCTGTTCGAGAGCGGCAGCCGGCATCATCCGAGCCAAAGTTTCGACGGGTTCGTCGGCAAGACGATTCTGGTGGCGGACGACGACGTCTACAGCCGGTCGCTGGTCAAGGGCTATCTGAAGCGATGCGGCGCGAGCGTCGTCGAGGCGGACCATGGGCGCGCGGTGCTGGCGCGTTTGCACGAAGGCGTCGCGGTCGACGCCATCGTGATGGACATGAACATGCCGGGCATGGGCGGCGTGGAAACCACGGCGTTGATTCGCGTGCGCACCGACCCGTATGCCCGGGTGCCGATCGTGGCACTGACCAGTCAGTCCGATATGGAAGCCGTGCAGCGGTGCCTCGCCGCGGGTATGAACGAGGTGATGATCAAGCCGGTGCAGATCGGCTCCCTGTACGCGTCGCTGTCCAGGCAGTTCGCGCAGTACCGCGTCGCAAATGCGCCGGGTCGCGTGGAGCCGGCGCCTCTGCCGGAGGCGTCGGCCGCCCGGCCCGTGCCGCTCAAGGAAGGGCCGTTGCTCGACGAGAAGCACCTGCAGGAACTGGTGGCGCTCGATCTGCTGGATCAGACGTTCCTCAACGGTATCGATCAGATCAGCTTGACGGTGGCGCGGCTCGCGGTCAGTGTCGCGGCCCGCGACCTCGCTTCCACGCATGGCGCGTTGCATATCCTGCTCGGTGTCAGCGGCAATATCGGTGCGAAGGCGCTGCATCAGTTCGTGCGGCAGATTTACCCGCGCGTGGTGGAAGGCGAGTGGCCCGTGGAGGCGGATTGGCTGGCGCGAATCGGCTCGTTGAGCAATCGTTCGGCGCCGGCGTTGCAGGCCTATTTTGCTTCGGTGAAAGCGCCCCGCGATCATCGGGATGCCATAAACGACTGA
- a CDS encoding carbohydrate ABC transporter permease: MFPIPIDKWKPATRRVYKLTLPLALLIWLLPMIAVLVTSVRSTEELSEGNYWGWPKHFAMLDNYREALTTSPMLHYFWNSVLITVPAVVGSIALAAMAGFALAIYRFRGNSALFATFVAGNFVPVQVLMIPVRDLSLQLGLFNTVGALILFHVSFQTGFCALFLRNFIKQLPFELVEAARIEGANEWTVFFKIVLPLIRPALAALAILVFTFVWNDYFWALCLTQGDDAAPITVGVAALKGQWTTAWNLVSAGSILAALPSVAMFFAMQKHFVAGLTFGATKG, translated from the coding sequence ATGTTTCCGATCCCGATCGACAAATGGAAGCCGGCAACACGCCGCGTCTACAAACTCACGTTGCCGCTCGCGCTGCTGATCTGGCTGCTGCCGATGATCGCCGTGCTCGTCACCTCGGTGCGTTCCACCGAAGAGTTGAGCGAAGGCAACTACTGGGGCTGGCCGAAGCACTTCGCGATGCTCGACAACTATCGCGAAGCGTTGACCACCTCGCCGATGCTGCATTACTTCTGGAATAGCGTGCTGATTACGGTGCCCGCCGTGGTGGGCTCGATCGCGTTGGCGGCCATGGCGGGATTCGCGCTGGCGATCTACCGGTTTCGCGGCAATTCGGCCCTGTTCGCGACGTTCGTCGCGGGGAATTTCGTGCCGGTGCAGGTGCTGATGATTCCAGTGCGGGATCTGTCGTTACAGCTTGGCCTGTTCAATACCGTCGGCGCGCTGATTCTGTTTCATGTGTCGTTTCAGACCGGCTTCTGCGCGCTGTTCCTGCGCAATTTCATCAAGCAGTTGCCGTTTGAACTGGTCGAGGCGGCGCGGATCGAAGGCGCCAATGAGTGGACGGTGTTCTTCAAGATCGTGCTGCCGTTGATTCGGCCCGCGTTGGCGGCGTTGGCGATTCTGGTTTTCACGTTCGTGTGGAACGACTACTTCTGGGCGCTCTGCCTGACCCAGGGCGATGACGCCGCACCGATCACCGTCGGCGTCGCCGCGCTGAAAGGACAGTGGACCACGGCCTGGAATCTCGTGTCGGCGGGATCGATTCTGGCGGCGTTGCCTTCGGTAGCCATGTTTTTTGCCATGCAGAAGCATTTCGTGGCGGGTTTGACATTTGGCGCGACAAAAGGATGA
- a CDS encoding carbohydrate ABC transporter permease, giving the protein MIVSQSVTRHTIGGSTETGGPGSPAAGGAARGGSQAAKRRRRPSPTARRQGRAAFLFLAPACVMVAIYVVWPILSTIRLSFFNWDGMTDPSFVGLANYVELFHTATFYTALKNNVIWLLLFLLAPPMGLAVALYLNQAVAGIRIVKSLFFAPFVLSGVVVGLIFSWFYDPTFGLLAVILGHGVPVLGDPRYATLGIVFAALWPQTAYCMILYLTGLTSLNAEQIEAARMEGARGWSMLWHVILPQLRPTTFMAIVVTIIGALRSFDLISVMTGGGPFESSTVLAYYMYDQAIKYYRIGYSAAVAVVLFAIMLVYIVYHLRRMLRAEQ; this is encoded by the coding sequence ATGATCGTGTCGCAATCCGTCACCCGCCACACTATCGGCGGCTCTACTGAAACCGGTGGCCCGGGCTCGCCCGCGGCCGGCGGTGCCGCACGCGGCGGCTCGCAAGCCGCTAAGCGCCGCCGCCGTCCTTCGCCGACCGCGCGTCGGCAAGGCCGTGCCGCGTTTCTGTTTCTCGCGCCCGCGTGCGTGATGGTCGCCATTTACGTGGTGTGGCCGATCCTGTCGACCATCCGCCTGAGCTTTTTCAACTGGGACGGTATGACCGACCCGTCGTTCGTCGGGCTCGCGAATTACGTGGAGTTGTTCCACACGGCGACGTTTTACACGGCGCTAAAGAACAACGTGATCTGGTTGCTGCTCTTCCTGCTCGCGCCGCCGATGGGCCTCGCCGTTGCGCTGTATCTGAATCAGGCCGTGGCCGGCATCCGCATCGTCAAGTCGCTGTTCTTCGCGCCGTTCGTGTTGTCGGGCGTGGTAGTGGGCCTGATCTTCTCGTGGTTTTACGACCCGACCTTCGGTTTGCTCGCCGTGATTCTGGGTCACGGTGTACCGGTGCTCGGCGATCCGCGCTATGCCACGCTCGGCATCGTGTTCGCGGCACTGTGGCCGCAAACCGCCTATTGCATGATTCTTTACCTGACCGGCCTGACGTCGCTGAACGCCGAGCAGATCGAAGCCGCGCGAATGGAAGGCGCACGCGGCTGGTCGATGCTGTGGCACGTGATCCTGCCGCAATTGCGGCCCACCACGTTCATGGCGATCGTCGTCACCATCATCGGCGCGTTGCGCAGTTTCGATCTGATCTCGGTGATGACAGGCGGCGGCCCGTTCGAAAGTTCGACCGTGCTCGCGTATTACATGTACGACCAGGCGATCAAGTACTACCGCATCGGTTATTCGGCCGCGGTGGCGGTGGTGCTGTTCGCCATCATGCTGGTCTACATCGTTTATCACTTGCGGCGGATGCTGCGCGCCGAGCAATAA
- a CDS encoding ABC transporter substrate-binding protein — translation MKLKPRKILLALALAAAAAGTSVVSTAQAGTLTANIAFKGASQRAVWQSVIDDFKKAHPGIDVKVSFVDEEAYKVQLPGWLSTVAPDIVNWHDGERMAYYAQRGLFEDLSGDWAKNGWNDMYASTKEASSYKGKQYAAPTVYYSWGMFYRKDLFQKVGIAGEPKTWDQFLDDCKKLKAAGITPIAVAGRDSWTLAGWFDYLDLRLNGNAFHQKLMAGDIAYTDPRVKKVYTTWKQLIDAGYFIDNSLSYDLDSVQPFLFQGKAAMMLMGTFITAGFPPNVKPDMGYFQFPIIDAKVPTAEDGPVESLHIPSKAKNKADAHTFLAFVETPEIGAKLAIGLGSLSANSKSPEPEDPISKIGFQILANTKGGIAQFYDRDMTKEMADEGMKGMQQFISDPSKLDDVLAQLEQTRKRIYKK, via the coding sequence ATGAAGCTGAAACCACGCAAGATTCTGTTGGCACTCGCGCTGGCCGCGGCGGCTGCGGGGACCTCCGTCGTCAGTACGGCGCAGGCGGGCACACTGACGGCCAACATCGCATTCAAGGGCGCGAGCCAGCGCGCGGTGTGGCAGTCGGTGATCGACGACTTCAAGAAAGCGCATCCCGGCATCGACGTGAAGGTATCGTTCGTCGATGAGGAAGCGTACAAGGTCCAGTTGCCCGGCTGGCTTTCGACCGTCGCGCCCGATATCGTCAACTGGCATGACGGCGAACGCATGGCGTATTACGCGCAGCGCGGTCTGTTCGAAGACCTGAGCGGCGACTGGGCGAAGAACGGCTGGAACGACATGTACGCGTCGACCAAAGAAGCCTCGTCGTATAAGGGCAAGCAGTACGCCGCGCCGACCGTGTACTACTCGTGGGGCATGTTCTATCGCAAGGACCTGTTCCAGAAGGTCGGCATCGCCGGTGAACCGAAAACCTGGGACCAGTTCCTCGACGATTGCAAGAAGCTGAAGGCCGCGGGCATCACGCCGATCGCCGTGGCGGGCCGCGATTCGTGGACGCTCGCCGGCTGGTTCGATTATCTCGACCTGCGTCTGAACGGCAATGCGTTTCACCAGAAGCTGATGGCGGGTGACATTGCGTACACCGATCCGCGCGTGAAGAAGGTCTACACGACGTGGAAGCAGTTGATCGATGCCGGCTATTTCATCGACAACTCGCTGTCGTACGATCTGGATTCGGTGCAGCCGTTCCTGTTCCAGGGCAAGGCCGCGATGATGCTGATGGGCACGTTCATCACCGCGGGTTTCCCGCCGAACGTGAAGCCGGACATGGGCTACTTCCAGTTCCCGATCATCGACGCGAAAGTGCCGACTGCCGAAGACGGTCCGGTCGAATCGCTGCATATCCCGTCGAAGGCGAAGAACAAGGCCGACGCGCACACGTTCCTCGCTTTCGTCGAAACGCCTGAGATCGGCGCGAAACTGGCGATCGGGCTTGGCTCGTTGTCGGCGAACAGCAAGTCGCCGGAGCCGGAAGATCCCATCTCCAAGATCGGCTTCCAGATTCTCGCGAATACGAAGGGCGGCATTGCGCAGTTCTACGATCGCGATATGACGAAGGAAATGGCCGACGAAGGCATGAAGGGGATGCAGCAGTTCATTTCCGATCCTTCGAAACTCGACGACGTTCTCGCGCAACTCGAGCAGACGCGTAAGCGGATCTACAAGAAGTGA